One Apostichopus japonicus isolate 1M-3 chromosome 7, ASM3797524v1, whole genome shotgun sequence genomic region harbors:
- the LOC139970067 gene encoding NACHT, LRR and PYD domains-containing protein 10-like, which yields MAANVNPVDIKPDLKKTVKGFGSFKVALATVLTVKIVLDLATFFEYPPVVIEELSNAASSGLIMIRYMEERGQIEPTSIMTLLCALKKMCLSGIEMRVRKLYEEHTGRLCSSDDQSKAQLEGKKNDLIKYAKTAYRKHYETAKPFPSMNKCKVNSIFVQGGIYCSVQEGDFMQKPDVLESLDSYNDILSSPKTKSNRKIIEADPGFGKSTLASQFVYDWCTENPESPLKDVDILIFLQLRQLTGVKSIYTAIKHSIVPEDEDMDDSCIKEILKVNKKSVVMLFDSYDEYPDKNTKTHISSIIEMKMFLDILVIILTRTLNLPPNLHPETKRIRLTGFGVAERRNYVLKAVADDVQLADRIEEQLQRNPFLRDLCQVPLFSTMVAHIAHERPEIKIFSTVTRFFTYVIACVHNHMKIKKDANTEVPAFEKELAKLYLLLSTASHGRTSS from the exons ATGGCTGCCAATGTTAATCCCGTGGACATCAAACCAGATTTGAAGAAGACAGTAAAAG GTTTTGGTAGTTTCAAAGTTGCACTTGCTACCGTTCTGACTGTTAAAATTGTTCTTGATCTTGCTACGTTCTTTGAATATCCGCCTGTCGTCATAGAAGAGTTGAGCAATGCAGCCAGTTCAGGCCTTATCATGATTCGTTATATGGAAGAGAGAGGACAAATAGAGCCAACAAGTATCATGACACTTCTGTGTGCGCTGAAGAAAATGTGTCTTTCTGGGATTGAGATGCGTGTAAGAAAGCTGTATGAGGAACATACAGGGAGACTATGTTCCAGCGATGATCAGTCTAAGGCTCAATTAGAAG GAAAGAAAAACGATCTCATCAAGTATGCAAAAACAGCCTATCGAAAGCACTACGAAACAGCTAAGCCATTTCCTTCCATGAACAAGTGTAAGGTTAACAGTATATTTGTTCAGGGAGGTATTTACTGCTCTGTTCAGGAGGGTGATTTCATGCAAAAGCCCGATGTGCTAGAATCGTTAGATTCTTACAACGATATTCTGAGCAGCCCCAAAACTAAGTCAAATAGAAAGATCATCGAGGCTGACCCTGGGTTCGGGAAATCAACACTTGCATCACAGTTTGTCTATGACTGGTGTACTGAGAACCCTGAATCTCCTCTCAAAGATGTAGACATACTTATATTTCTCCAGTTAAGGCAACTAACAGGTGTAAAGTCTATATACACTGCCATAAAGCATTCCATAGTGCCCGAAGATGAGGACATGGACGACTCTTGCATTAAGGAAATCCtcaaagtaaacaaaaagtCTGTTGTCATGTTATTTGACAGTTATGACGAGTATCCTGACAAGAACACCAAAACACATATCTCCTCCATCATTGAGATGAAAATGTTTCTAGACATTCTTGTCATCATACTCACCAGGACATTGAACCTCCCGCCTAACTTGCACCCCGAAACAAAACGAATCAGATTAACAGGGTTTGGGGTGGCTGAACGTCGAAACTACGTCCTAAAGGCGGTGGCTGATGATGTCCAGTTGGCAGATCGGATCGAAGAGCAGCTTCAGAGAAACCCCTTCTTAAGAGATCTCTGTCAGGTCCCTCTCTTCTCCACTATGGTTGCTCACATAGCACACGAGAGGCCAGAAATCAAGATATTTAGCACAGTAACAAGATTTTTCACTTATGTGATCGCATGCGTTCATAACCATATGAAAATCAAGAAAGATGCTAATACGGAGGTGCCTGCTTTTGAAAAGGAACTAGCTAAACTGTACCTATTGCTTTCGACGGCCTCACACGGAAGAACCAGCAGCTGA